One part of the Candidatus Borreliella tachyglossi genome encodes these proteins:
- a CDS encoding phosphoglycerate kinase — MSIKTIKDFDFLGKRALVRCDFNVPLKGGNISDDTRIMAALPTIEYLKAQGARVILMSHLGRPNGEKNLRYSLRPVAKRLSELLGQNIEILSDCIGDEVEAVVSCMKNGDIVLLENVRFYKEEEKNDCDFAKKLSRNGDVFVNDAFGTAHRAHASTSGVADYLPAVGGFLMEREDKFLGKILKNPESPFVSIIGGSKVSSKIEVLESLLPKSNAMVIGGGMAYTFLKVEGYSIGKSLLEDEYIDVATSFLRKAKELNVRVILPLDHVVASEFREDSIPEYVDSIDIPDGKIGMDIGKKTLREIEGVIRGAKTVIWNGPLGVFEFDSFSKGTAKVADCVASCAGVTVVGGGDSVAAVNKFNLADKITHVSTGGGASLEYLEGKILPGIKVLEK, encoded by the coding sequence ATGTCAATAAAAACAATCAAAGATTTTGATTTTTTAGGCAAGCGAGCCTTAGTAAGATGTGATTTTAATGTTCCTTTGAAGGGAGGGAACATTAGTGATGATACTAGAATTATGGCGGCATTGCCTACAATAGAATATCTTAAAGCCCAAGGAGCCAGAGTTATTCTTATGAGTCATTTGGGCAGACCAAATGGAGAGAAAAATCTTAGATATTCTCTTAGGCCTGTTGCTAAAAGATTGTCAGAGCTATTGGGACAGAATATTGAAATACTTTCTGATTGCATAGGCGATGAGGTAGAGGCTGTTGTTTCTTGTATGAAGAATGGAGATATCGTTTTACTTGAAAATGTAAGATTTTATAAGGAAGAAGAGAAGAATGATTGTGATTTTGCAAAAAAATTATCACGTAATGGCGATGTTTTTGTAAATGATGCTTTTGGGACTGCTCATAGAGCACATGCTTCAACATCAGGAGTTGCGGATTATTTGCCAGCTGTTGGTGGGTTTTTAATGGAAAGGGAAGATAAGTTCTTGGGTAAAATCTTAAAAAATCCTGAGAGTCCATTTGTTTCTATCATTGGAGGTTCAAAAGTTTCTTCAAAAATTGAGGTTTTAGAGTCTCTTTTGCCAAAATCAAATGCAATGGTTATTGGTGGTGGGATGGCTTATACCTTTTTAAAAGTAGAAGGGTATTCTATTGGAAAATCTCTTCTAGAGGATGAGTATATTGATGTAGCTACATCTTTTTTGAGGAAGGCAAAGGAATTGAATGTGAGAGTTATTTTACCTCTTGATCATGTTGTTGCAAGTGAATTTAGAGAAGATTCTATTCCTGAATATGTTGATTCTATTGATATACCTGATGGTAAGATTGGGATGGATATTGGCAAGAAAACTTTAAGAGAGATTGAGGGGGTAATTAGAGGAGCTAAGACTGTGATTTGGAATGGGCCTCTTGGAGTTTTTGAATTCGATTCATTTTCTAAAGGTACAGCAAAGGTTGCTGATTGTGTGGCATCTTGTGCTGGGGTTACGGTTGTTGGTGGTGGTGACTCAGTAGCGGCTGTAAATAAGTTTAATTTGGCTGATAAGATAACTCATGTTTCAACAGGTGGTGGTGCTTCTCTTGAATATCTTGAGGGCAAAATTTTACCGGGTATAAAAGTGTTGGAGAAGTAA
- the gap gene encoding type I glyceraldehyde-3-phosphate dehydrogenase — translation MKLAINGFGRIGRNVFKIAFERGIEVVAINDLTDPKTLAHLLKYDSTFGVYNRKVESREEAIIVDGKEIKIVAERDPKNLPWGKLGVDVVIESTGVFSSATGDRGGYLDHVDHAGAKKVILTVPAKDEIKTIVLGVNDHEITSDLKAVSNASCTTNCLAPLAKVLHETFGIEQGLMTTVHAYTNDQKILDLPHSDLRRARAGALSIIPTSTGAAKAVGLVLPELKGKLNGTSMRVPVPTGSIVDLTVQLKKKDVTREEINAALKRASESKELIGILGYTEDPIVSSDIKGNSHSSIVDGLETMVLLNGFVKVLSWYDNEFGYSTRVVDLAQKLVK, via the coding sequence ATGAAGCTAGCTATTAATGGCTTTGGGCGTATAGGTAGGAATGTTTTTAAGATTGCTTTTGAAAGAGGAATTGAAGTTGTTGCAATAAATGACTTGACAGATCCTAAGACACTCGCACATCTTTTAAAATATGATTCAACTTTTGGGGTATATAATAGAAAGGTTGAATCAAGAGAGGAAGCGATTATAGTGGATGGGAAGGAAATAAAGATTGTTGCTGAACGAGACCCAAAGAACCTTCCTTGGGGAAAACTTGGAGTTGATGTTGTAATTGAATCTACGGGTGTTTTCTCATCAGCAACGGGTGATAGAGGCGGGTATCTTGATCATGTTGATCATGCGGGTGCTAAAAAAGTAATTTTGACGGTTCCTGCTAAGGATGAAATTAAGACTATAGTGCTTGGTGTTAATGATCATGAGATTACTTCTGATTTGAAGGCTGTATCTAATGCTTCGTGCACAACGAACTGTCTTGCTCCCCTTGCTAAGGTGCTTCATGAAACTTTTGGTATTGAGCAAGGTCTTATGACTACTGTACATGCTTATACAAATGACCAAAAAATTCTAGATCTTCCACATTCTGATCTTAGACGAGCAAGAGCTGGTGCTCTTTCAATTATTCCTACTTCAACAGGTGCTGCTAAGGCTGTTGGACTTGTTTTGCCTGAGCTTAAGGGGAAGCTTAATGGTACTTCGATGAGGGTACCTGTGCCTACGGGTTCAATTGTTGATCTTACGGTTCAGTTGAAGAAAAAAGATGTTACTAGAGAGGAGATTAATGCTGCATTAAAGAGGGCATCAGAATCTAAGGAGCTTATTGGTATTTTGGGGTACACAGAGGATCCGATCGTATCTTCAGATATTAAGGGAAATTCTCATTCTTCAATAGTTGATGGTCTTGAGACTATGGTGTTATTGAATGGTTTTGTTAAGGTTCTTTCATGGTATGATAATGAATTTGGATACTCTACAAGGGTAGTTGACCTTGCACAAAAGTTAGTTAAATAA